A part of Bombus affinis isolate iyBomAffi1 unplaced genomic scaffold, iyBomAffi1.2 ctg00000832.1, whole genome shotgun sequence genomic DNA contains:
- the LOC126928304 gene encoding uncharacterized protein LOC126928304 isoform X2, protein MAEEGKKISFGFAKSIKKPVLKDAIPQEKKKVDYIECLDEKGIKVIGEEEKKDEPLIIPLVGSKTWHDRIVNKIDADIFLPKADKEKVGDASVNEAKSKLSNGKTSAIISIKKEPVEDSENKVVTLEEQATKEIIEELKSKNKYETKTNDLTLPLVEDESLRGKEQQCYGEWDGNQERELVEMKN, encoded by the exons atggcagaagaaggaaagaagatttccttcggttttgcgaaatctattaagaaacctgtgttaaaagatgctattccacaagaaaaaaagaaagttgattacattgaatgccttgatgaaaaAGGTAtcaaagtaatagg tgaggaagaaaaaaaagatgaacctctaattattccattagtaggttcaaaaacctggcatgatagaattgttaataaaatagatgcagacattttccttccgaaggcagataaggaaaaggtaggagacgctagtgttaacgaggcaaaatcaaagctatctaatggaaaaacatcggcaataatatcaataaagaaagagccagttgaagatagtgaaaataaagttgttactttagaagagcaagcgacgaaagaaatcattgaggaacttaagtcaaagaataaatatgaaactaaaacaaatgatttaactttacctttagtagaagatgaatcattaagaggcaaagaacag caatgttacggggaatgggatggcaaccaggaaagggaattggttgaaatgaaaa attag
- the LOC126928304 gene encoding nucleolar protein 58-like isoform X1, with protein sequence MGLGADKVALQKKNTDSKKEEEEVKIEKGTFVKIIAGKQINNYGQIEGFDDDAGRLIIKLALGGNVISVNEFMVQPVTKSEYSKNSKVQNTKKYEEYKDKESKGLKEKMDRKRSMSPDPEDSEDGDKSSNKRKKIGSTMHNKNKYDKVGDKKSERRKRRSESNDDSDSDSEKKRRRERSNSNSNDSYKLKGLKKSKKHKKHDCSSERSSKKHKKKDKEREKVRDKKPRDYADRKKHERRERSRSRSFSRQ encoded by the exons atgggtcttggagcagacaaagtagcattgcagaagaaaaatacagattccaaaaaagaagaggaagaagttaaaatcgagaaaggaacatttgtgaaaattatagctggaaaacaaattaataattatg gtcaaatagaaggattcgatgatgatgcaggaaggctcataataaaactagctcttggtggaaatgtaatatctgtaaatgaatttatggtacagccagttactaaatcagaatattctaagaactcaaaagttcaaa atacaaaaaagtatgaggaatataaggacaaggaatccaagggactcaaggaaaagatggatagaaaaagatcaatgtcccctgaccccgaagacagtgaagatggtgacaaaagtagtaataaaagaaagaaaatcggaagtacgatgcataataagaacaagtatgataaagtgggggataaaaaatcagaaaggcgaaaaaggcgctccgaatctaatgatgacagcgatagtgattctgaaaagaagagacggagagaaagaagtaactctaatagtaatgattcttataaattaaaaggattgaagaagtcaaagaaacataagaagcacgattgctcatctgaaagatcaagtaaaaaacataaaaagaaagacaaagaaagagaaaaagttagagataagaaacccagagattatgcagacagaaagaaacacgaaagacgagaaagatcaagatctcgatcatttagtaggcagtaa